AGCCGACGCCGTGCGGAATCGCCACCGTCGGCAGGTCGCCGTAGGTGTAGGCATTCGTCGCGAAGTCGGTGGTGTAGGGCGCCAGCCGGATGCCGGGGCCGGCGAGGCCACCGCCGAAGAAGTAGGCGCCGATGATGCGCGGTGTCGTCGCCGTGTCGCCGGCCTCGTGAGTGAGGAAGAGACCGAAGTAGTCGCTCCAGCCTTCGCCCATCTGCTCGGCGTTCGCGAGGCACGAAGAGTTGCCGGGGCCGCCGGCGAGGCGGGTGGCGATTCCGTGGCCGATCTCGTGCGCCACGACCAGGTTGTCGAAGACGCCATCGACGTCGGGGTTGGGAATCGTCCCGAGCATGAGCTGCAGGCGCGGGTTCCCGCCGTCGGGCGGGGTGGCGAAGTTGCCGCCGTTGGTGCCGCTGCCGTCCTGGGCTTCGGCCTGCACGGAGTCGGAGCCGAGGCCGCCGTTGCCGTAGTTGTTCTCCTGGAAGTTCCCCCCGGCCTCGTCGAAACCGAAGCCGTGGAAGAGGTCGTGCACGATGTTGTTCCAGTAGAAGAGCTCGGTCACCGAGGCCGGGCGGTAGGCGGCGGGCGGCAGGGAGAGGTCGAGCGGGAAATGGAAGAGGAGCGCCGCCGTGCCGTCCGGAGAGCTCGCGGGATCCGGGATGTTGTTGGCGTCGGTGTCGGTATAGGCGTGAACGTTGTTGCCCTGGGTGGTGGTGAACTCGGGCCCGGAGAGGCCGTCCGTGTCGTGCCAGCCGAACGGCGAGGCGGCGGCGATCGCCGGATCGATCGCCGCCGTGCGGCCGTCGGCGGGCGCCGGCGGCACCGAGTGGAGCGGCGACTCGACCGGCACCTCATAGACCTGGTAGCTGGGGCTGCCGGCCCCCGCCGGGTCTCCCGGCGCGGCGGGAGTGGCCTCGAGCCCGGCGGCGAAGAAGGCGAGCGTGAGCGGCGCGGAGAGCCTCCAGCCTCGCGAGCGGTTCGGGTTCGCTCCTTCAGGGTTGCGAGTTCGCCGGTTCATGAGGGAAAGCATCAGAAGACGGTCACCGACCACTCGCCGGTCGACTGGCTCTCGAAGCCGTCGCGGAAAAGGACGTAGAAGGTATAGAGCGCCAGCGCATCGATGCGGCCGGCGCCGAACGTGTTGTTGGGGAAGACGTTCGTGTCGACGCCGCCGCAGACTTGCGACACCGCCGTCGGATGAAAGGCGGTGGTGCGAAGGAGCGCTTCGATCCGGTCGACGTTGCCGGCGAGCGCCGGGTCGATCGAGAGGAGCAGAGCCACGAGCCCGGCGACGTGCGGCCCGGCCATGCTGGTGCCGCTGAACGAGGCGTAGCTCCCGCCCGGCGTCGAAGAGCGGACATTGCTGCCCGGGGCGGAGATATCGGGCTTCATCCGGTTGCTGCCGTCGACCGTCACCGGGCCGCGGCTCGAAGAGCTCGAGGCGGCGTCGGTGCTGGTGGTCGAGCCGACGGTGAACGAGGCGTCGTAAATCGCCGCCGGCGTCGAGACCGAAGAACAGGAGGAGCCGCTGTTGCCTGCCGAGGTCACAGGCACGATTCCGGCGGCGCGCACGTTCTCGACCACGAGCCTCATCGCGTTCGTGGCGTTGGTGTCGCAGCCCTCACTCAGCGGGCAGCCCCAGGAGTTGTTGATGACGTCCGGAGCCGCCGCCGGATCGGGGTTCTGGTTGGCGAGGTCGGTGGGCGCGAGGAACCACTGCCAGCACTCGGTGTAGGTCGCAGGCGTGCCGTCTCCCGAGTTCATGTTGCGGCAGCCGATCCATCGGGCGTCGGGCGCCATCCCGATCTGGTTCGCAGCTCCGTCGTCGCCCACCATCGTGCCCATGGTGTGGGTACCGTGCGAGTTGTCGTCGCACGGTACCGGCGAATTGGCGCCACAGCTGCTGCCGGCGACGTGGATGGCGTCGTGCCAGTTGAAGTTGTGGTCGGCGTTGGCGCCGTCCCAGCCCCGGTACTTCCCCTGGAGTGCGGCGTGGGTCCAGTCGTAGCCGGTGTCCTGCCCGGCGATGACCGCCCCCTGCCCGGTGTAGCCCAGCGCCCAGAGCTGCGGCGCGTTGACCTGGGTGAGGTTCCACTCCACGGCGCCGGGTACGTGCACCAGGCGTGAAGCGCCCGCCGTGGTGGTGGATCCGGCGTCGCTTCCGGGCCGGGGGCGCTC
The Thermoanaerobaculia bacterium DNA segment above includes these coding regions:
- a CDS encoding S8 family serine peptidase, with protein sequence MRIFDRSFATALLFAASAIVASPAIAEVWADKVDPWVLDQLKRSPAGESEFLIVLAEQADLAGSAALPTKVAKGRYVFERLRATAARTQGPIVEELARAGVVHRPFWIANLIWARGDAGALAAIASRPDVAGIAANPSVAAERPRPGSDAGSTTTAGASRLVHVPGAVEWNLTQVNAPQLWALGYTGQGAVIAGQDTGYDWTHAALQGKYRGWDGANADHNFNWHDAIHVAGSSCGANSPVPCDDNSHGTHTMGTMVGDDGAANQIGMAPDARWIGCRNMNSGDGTPATYTECWQWFLAPTDLANQNPDPAAAPDVINNSWGCPLSEGCDTNATNAMRLVVENVRAAGIVPVTSAGNSGSSCSSVSTPAAIYDASFTVGSTTSTDAASSSSSRGPVTVDGSNRMKPDISAPGSNVRSSTPGGSYASFSGTSMAGPHVAGLVALLLSIDPALAGNVDRIEALLRTTAFHPTAVSQVCGGVDTNVFPNNTFGAGRIDALALYTFYVLFRDGFESQSTGEWSVTVF